The genomic interval GCGGTTCACGGTGGAACTCACCGACCGGTCCGGTGTACCGCAGAAGATATCCCCCGACACGCTCTCCATCACGCACCGGGAGGTGGAGTTCGGCGGTGCCCGGCTGACCCACTCGCTCGGCATCCAGCTCGCCGACCGGGCGTTCGCGCCGCTGCTGCGCAAGGGCGCGACGCTGCCGACCCGGGCGCGCGAGGTGTTCCGCACCGCCGCCGCGCTGCGCCGTTCGGACGCCGATGCCGTGGTCCGGATCCCGGTGGTGCAGGGCGAACGGGACCGCGCCGACCGCAACCGCCCGGTCGGCATGCTGGAGATCCGCCCGCTGGACGTGCGGATCGACCTGCCCGCCGGAACGGAGGTCGAGGTGACGTTCGAGGTGGACACCTCCAGCCTGGTCACCGTTGTCGCCGACGTACCGCTGATCCAGGCCCAGTTCGAGGCGGAGATCAACCTCGACGAGGTTCGCACGCCGCAGGCGGACGAACTGGCGACCGCGCTGGCCGAGGCCGAGCAGCGGATGGCCGCGCTGCACGAGTCGCGCGCGTCGGACGTACCGGAGGTGCGCGACCGGCTTCAGCGGCTCGACGACGAGGGCACCCTGACCACCGCGCGGGAGCAGGTCCGGGCCGCTGGCGTCGACGCGGGCGCGGCCGCCACCGCCGAGGACCGGCTGCGTGAGGTGCAGGCGCAGCTCGACGACATCGAGGAGGCGGCCGACCGGCCGGCACTGGTACGGGAGCTGCGTGACCTGCTCGGCGAGGCCGGTCGGCTGGTCTCCGAGGTGGGGCATCCCGCCGACCGGTCGGCGCTGGCCGAGTTCGAGCAGCGCGCGAACGAGGCCATCGAGAGCGGCAGCTCGGCGCGGATCAAGGCGGAGACCGAGCGGGTCACCGAGTTCCTCATCGAGCTCGAACGGCGGCAGCCGGGCTGGTCGGTACGCCTGTTCTACGCGCTCTGCGAGCAGCAGGGTCGGATGCAGCCGGCCGGTGAGGCGCGCGGGCTCGTCCGGGAGGGCAAGGAGGCGCTGGCCGCCGGCGACGAACGCGCGCTCGACGCGGTCAACTCGCGGCTGGTCCGGTTGCTGCCGCGCGAGGAGCAGCCGAAAATCATCGGGCTGGTCGGCCGGTGACCGCGCCGGCCCTGAGCACCGACCTGGCGCTGAGCCGGGCCACGGCCGCCGCCCGGCGCGGCGACCTGGACGCTGCCGCCGAGATTCTGGTCGCGTTGGACGGCGACGAGCCGGCCAGCCTCGACCTGCTCGCCCGGATCCGTGCCCAGCAGGGGCGCTGGCAGGAGGCAGACGAGTGCTGGGCGGCGGTCCAGGCGATCGACCCGGGGCACGAGGGCGCCGCCGAGGGCCGTCGGGCGGTCGCCGCCATCCTCGCCGGTGATCGCCGGCCACGTCCGGTCGTCCCGCCGGTGCGCCTCGCGGCGGCCGGCGCGGTGCTGGTGGTCGCGGTCGCCGCCGGTACCGTGGTCGTGCTCCCGTCGCTGTCAGCCTCGCCGCCTGCCAGGCCCGCCGCGTCCGTGACCACCCCGGCGCCGGAGACGGTGGCGCTGGACGCGGAGCGGCGCCGTGCCGCGGAGTTGCAGGGCCGGCTCGAGCAGATCGAGGCGGACAGGCAGGCGGCCGCCCAGGCGTTGGCCGCCCGGCTCGACGCGATAGCTCGCGGTGTCACCCTGCCCGGCGTCGTGGTGAAGCGCCGGCCGGACACGGTGGAGGTCTACTTCCGGAGGGGCCTGTTCAGCCGCGACGCCTGGTTGACCTCGTACGGCGCGGACGTGCTCGCCGACGTCGGCCGCCGGCTGCCCGACCTCGACGTGTCCGTGACCGTGGTCGGGCACAGCGTGCCGGTGCCAGGCGGACGCACCAGCGGCGGCTCGGGTACGGCGCTGAGCCGGGCCCGGGTCGCGGCGCGGGAGCTTGCGGAGGCCGGTGACCTGCCGCTGACCGCGTTCACCCTCCGCTCCGCCGACCAGTCGCAGGGCCCGTTCCGCGAACCGGCCCGCAACCGCACCGCGAGCCTCGTCCTCACCCCGTCGTGATTCAGGACGTCCGGCAGGTGCAGCAGTCGCCACCGGGGCCGCCCGCCGACAGCGCCTCTACGAGCGTCAGGTCTGCTCCGGCCCGCCGACGGCGCGGCCCTCCGGCGTGTGCCGCGGGCAGCCGTCGGGCGCGGAGATCCGCTGATCCCCAGCGCCGCGCCCGATGAGCTGCCCGGCCGGCCCGGACGGCTCCTCGCAGCCCAGAGCGCTCAGAGCCCGTCACGCTTCATCGCCGCGACGATCCACACGTGGCGGTCCGCGTTGGTCTGGCTGAACTCGTTGTCGTAGTTGAGGCCGTAGGGCCAGAAGTGTCCCCCACCGGTACGGATGACCGCGTTCGGGCCGTCGTACTGTCGTACGAGGGCCGTGGCTTGCGCGCCGGTCCAGGTACCGCTGCCGCCGAGGGAATGCCAACCACCGCTCAGACCCACGCCCAGGGTGTGGGCCGTCTCGTGCAACGCCGTCCGCTCAGTCATGTAACTGCGGTTGCTGCCGAACCGGATGCTTCCGTTGATGTTGCCGTCAGCCGTCGGTACGCCGGGCACATAGTGCACGGTGATCGACTTACCAAGGTCGCTGAGGGCGTTGTACCGTGCCACAGCGGCGTTCATGGCCGACGTGATGCGCGCATATGCGTCCTGTTGATCCGCGGTCGGGTTCTGCGCCCGGGCAAGGGTCCAGGTGATCGTCGCCGCTGGCGCCGCCCTGGTCTGCGTGGCAGCCGGGGCGGCGTGGACCGCGCTGGGGCTGGCTACGACGCCGATGGCGAGAACGGCGAGAGCTACCTGCCTGAGGCGAGTTAGGGTCATTGTGGACTCTCCTTCAACTGCACCGCCCAGCGCTCTGACGTGGGGCGAACGGGTGACGATTCCGTAGACCGTGCGTTGTCACTCCGGCCGAACTGACTCGTGTTCGTGACAACAGTTCGCGATGACGGACGACGGGTCCACGCATTCGTCGTACGGCGTGGGGCCAGTGACGCGCGAACACTGACCAGACATCGAAGACCATCAACCCTCTGGGGTTAAAGGCTCCTGCGTGGACAAGTGTTAGCGATCACATCGATACATGTCAAGCAATCGGACAGGGTCGTTCAGCAAGGCTCCGGCGCCTCGTCCCGGGCCAGAACTGGCGACACTCGCCGGCATCGCACCCGACGGCTGGCTCGTGCTGTGCGGATACGACCGCGAACCGCTGACCCTGCCCACCCAGCAGATGGTCCTCGACCGGCTGCACGTCATGGTCAACCCGTCCGGTTCCCCGCACGACCTCCGCGACACCCTCGCGTTCTCGGTGGCGCACGGCATCCTGCCCGAGATCACCCCGATCGGCCTGCGGGACGCCAATCCGGTTCTGGACAACATGGCCAGGGGCAACCCCGGCAAACGCTCGGTCATCACCTTCGACCGAACCTCCCTGGACAGGGCGTTGGCGTGGCAGGACCGGCGAGCCGGGTCACCGTGCCGTCGAGACTGTGGCCTCGGCGACGAGGGTCCAGACGATCTGCGCGAACGCAGGGATCTGGTCGCTTAGGCCGGTCTCGTCCAAGGCATCGCTCGGTGCAACGATGGCCCGCCCGCGCTCGACGAGGCCGAAGTCCCCCAGGTGATCAGTGGAGTGGAGTGGCGCGCCGGCCAGCCTGATCCCGGGCGTTCCCGGCTGGTGGGTCAGCTACGGCCATCGCAGCCGACCGCGCCGCGCTTCGTCGGTGTGGCACCCAGTTAGTCCGCCAACCGGTGCAGAAAAGGGAACGAGGAGCGGCCGACGGCCGGGGTTCGGCCACCAGATCTACGGGCAGCGGCACGCCGTGGAACGCGGCATAAATTGACTGAAACGCCACTGCGAAGTCGTCACCCGCTACACCAAAAATTGCCATACGCTACCCAGCCGCCTGCGCATTTAGACGCATCTGGCGGCGGCAACGATTGAACGCGGTCGCCGAACGGCCCCGGCGGCGGCCGTGTCACTACTGGCCGGGCCACCGGGGCCGCTGGTCGTACCGAATTTCTAGTGGTTGTCGACGTCGGTGCGCGGGTCGGTGTCCCTGCTGCGGCTGCCGGCCTTGGCCAGACCCCGGCTAACCATGTACCCGACGGTGAGCAGGGTGATGAACCACCACGCCTTGTCTGCGGCGAACAGGTCCTGGCCATCGTTGTTCCCGCTGTCCCCGACCACGCTGGAGGCAATCAGGACACCGATGACAGCGAGCACGTAGACGACCAGTTCGCTGGTCTTGAACGACGGCTTCGTCTCGTCGCCGCGCGCACGGATGCGCGAAATCCCGGTAGTGCCGTTGTTTCCGTGGGTGGACGAACTCATCTGGCACTCTCCTGATGCTTGGCAATTATCGGCGATGTCACCGGTCCACTCATTTCCTCCGGCGGGGCATCATCTACCCCCGTCAGTTCGATCTCACACATCGCTATTAGCGTCCGGCCGGTGGCTCGGGCTTTCCGGCGAGGTACGGGACATCGCCAGCGCGCCGGAGTTACCCGCGCCTGCTGTCCGCACGGACGGCGGTGACGGCGGCTGCCATCCGGGCGAGGCGAGCACCCTGGAATCGGGCCGCTTCGAGGACCGCCTTGGCGTACTCGGGATCCCGGCTGGCGCGGCTCTCCACCTGGCTGACGCCGTACGGGTTCCCGCCACCGGCGTGGGCGACGGCGTAGTTCAGGTAACCCGTGGGCAGGATGATCGACCCCCAGTGGTGGAACGTCTGGTAGAGGCTGAGCAGGGTCGCCTCCTGGCCACCGTGTTCCTCGTAGCTGGCGACGAAGCCAGTCGCCGGCTTGTCGGCCAGCTCCTCGGCCTGCCACGGGGCGGTCGTGGTGTCGAGGAACTGGCGCAGTTGGGAGCAGACGTTCCCGAAACGGGTCGGCGTGCCGAAGGCGTACCCGTTGGCCCACCGGAGGTCGTCCAGGGTGGCCAGCGGGACATCGGCGGTGGCATCGAGGTGTGCCCGCCACTGCGGCTTGGCATCGACCACCTGATCCGGCGCCAACTCTGCCACCCGGCGCAGGCGGACCTCCGCGCCGGCGTCGGCGGCGCCGTCGACAAATGCCTGCGCGAGACGGTGCACGGTGCCCGTGGCGGAGTAGTAGATGACGGCGATCCTGGCGTCCGCCTGCATGGTTGCCTCCTCTGGTCGGCTCGGTTCCCGATCAACCGTGCCGGGCAGGCTTACCGACTGCTGACCGTCCTCTTACCGATGCCGTCGAGCGCAGGTTCGTCGAGGTCGAGCCGCGCGCCGCGACGCATCTCGGCAGCGAGTTGCTCCTCGCTGAGCGCCTCGCGGAGACGGGAGGTGATGCGCCGTACGTCATGCTGCTCGCCGGCGGGCAGCGGCGCTCCGGCTGCCTCGCGCAGCGTCCGGGCCGCGCCCAGCAGCCGCGCGGCCCGGCGATGGTCACCGGCGAGGCTGGCGGCGCCGGCCAGGCCCTCAAGAGCCAGGGCCACGGCCCGGTGGTCTCCGGTGGCCCGCGCCGCGTCCAGCGACTCACGGTGGCGACGCTCAGCGAGGGCGGCATCACCGCGGTGTTCGGCGATGAACCCCAACTCGGCCAGTGTGAGCGCGCAGCCGGGCAGGTAGCCCGCGTGCCGGTTCCACTGCAGCAGGTCCCGCTGCCGGGTCTCGGCGGCGTCGAGGTCACCCCGCCGGCGCTCTACCATCGCCAGTCCGGTACCGGCGAAGGCGGCGGCGGACCGGCTCGACTGCTCCCGCGCCACCTGTAACGCGCGGTCATGCCAGGCAACGGCTTCCTGGTAGTCGCCCCGCAGTAGGGCGAGCCGACCGAGGTTCGCCAACTGCCGGGACACCAACGTCCACAGCCGCAGGTGTTCGGCGATGCGCAGCGCCTCGCGGTGGCACGACTCGGCACGATCGTAGTCGCCACGGATCTCCGCCAGACTCCCCAACAGACTCGTCGGATGCACCTGACCCCAGCGGTCGCCCAGTTGTGCGAACAACGACCGGCTGACCTCGCAGTCCCGCTGGGCGGCGGACAGATCGCTGCGGAGTACGAGCGCGAGGTCGGCCCGGGTGGCACAGGCCGCGGCGATGCCCCACCGGTCGCCGTGGGCGCGGAACGCCGCCAACGCCGCGTTGACCAGTACGGCGGCCTCGCCCGGGTCACCGGAGCCGAGCATCATGGAGGCGAACAGCCACTGCGCGAACGCCCTGTCCGGCAGGTCGGCGTCCGGGTAGCTCGCCAGGACCCGCTGCCGGGGAGCGGCCGGGTCACCGTCCCGGGTGGCGAGAGCGACCAGCCACATGTCCGCCTGTCGGCGAAGGGCGTCCGGCGCGACATCCTCCTCGCTCGTCGGGACGATGTCCAACGCCGTACGCAGTGACCGGCTCAGCTCTCCGAAACGGCCTCGTAGCAGCCGGTACCAGGTCAACGAGGTGGCGAGCGTCAATCCGGCGCGGGCGTGCCCGTCGGTGGCGGCGACGTCGAGTGCCGCCCGGAAGTTGGCGTTCTCGGCGTCGAGCTCGCCGAGCGCGCAACTCTGGTCATGGCCCCGGAGCCGTCCGGTGACCCGCTCGGCGAGACGGGCGAAGCAGGCGGCGTACCGGCGACGGGTCTCGGGCAGTTCGCCGGCGCTGTCGAGTTGGTCGAGACCGTAGGCGGCCACCGTCTCCGACAGCCGGTAGCGTCGCGGACTCTCCCCGTGCCGCACCATGACCAGTGACCGGTCGATCAGGCGCGCCAGTACGTCGAGCACGTCGTCCGGGGACACCTGCCCGGCCGAGCACACCTGCTCGGCGGTCGCCAGGGTGGCGCCGTCGGCGAAGACCGCCAGCCGGCGCAGCACCGCGCGTTCCGGAGGCGACAGCAGCTCCCAACTCCAGTCGATCATCGCGCGAAGCCCCTGCTGGCGCGGGGGCGCGGTCCGCCGGCCGGAGGACAGCAGCCGGAAGCGATCGTCGAGCCGCGTCGCCAGTTCGTTCGGATCGAGTACCGGCAGCCGGGACGCGGCCAGTTCCAGCGCCAGCGGCACTCCGTCGAGACGCCGGCAGATGGTGGCGATGGTCTCCGTGTCTTCCTGGTCCACGCTGAACCCGGGCTCGATGGCGCGGGCGCGGGCTACGAAGAGCCGGACCGCCGGGGTCTCGACGATCTGCTCCGCGGTCGCTCCGGGCTCCGGCAGGGCCAGCGGCGGCACCGGGAAGACGACCTCGCCGGCGATCCCGAGCGGTTCGCGGCTCGTCGCCAGGATGCGCAGGTCGGCCGCGGCGCCGAGAAGTTTCTCGGTCAGTTGGGCGATCGGCTCCACCACGTGTTCGCAGTTGTCGAGCAGCAACAGCATTCGCCGGTCCCGCAGCGCGGCGACGAGCCGGTCCGTCGGCTCACGTGGTCGGTCGCCGGGCGGGCTGTCGTCCCGGATCTCCAGCGTCGCCGCCACCGTCTCGACGACCTCGGTGCAGGTCGCCGGGTCGCCGCAGTGCGGCTGGCCGGCCAGCTCGACGAGCCACACTCCGGCGGGGAACGTGTCGGCGAGCATTCGCGCGGCCTCGAGCGCCAGCCTGGTCTTCCCTACCCCGCCGAGACCGGTCAGGGTGACCAGCCGCCCGTTCGCCAGACGCTCCCGTACCGCTTCGACGGCCTCGTCGCGGCCGATCAGTCCGCCGTACGGGCCTGGCGACAGCGGTGCCGGCAGGTTGGTTCGGGCCGGATTCAGCGGTGGTGCCGGCGGCTGTAGCGCGGGGTCCTGACGCAGGATCGCCCGATGCAGCTCGGCCAGCTCCTGCCCGGGGTCGATGCCCAGTTCGTCGCGCAGTTGCCGACGGAACCGCTCGTAGGCGGCCAGGGCGTCACGCTGGCGCCCCGAGCCGTACAGGGCGCGCAGGTGCGCGGCCCGTAGTCGCTCGCGCCACGGGTGGCGTGCGACCAGGTCGGCCAGCTCGCCGGCGAGCAGGTGGTGCTCACCGAGCGCGAGCCGCGCCTCGGCCAGTTCCTCCAGCGCGGCCAGATACTGGTCGTTGAGCCGCTCGGCCGCCTGGCGGACGAATCGCTCGTCGCTGAAGTCCGCGTACGGGGAACCGCGCCAGAGCGACAGCGCCTCGGTCAGCGTCGCCGCCCGCTGCGCCGGCTCCCGCTGCCCGCGCGACCGTGCCAACAGCGCGGTGAAGCGTACGGCGTCGATCGATTCCGCCGACGTCCGCAGCCGGTAGCCGGCGTCACCGGACTCGACCAGCGCACGGCCACCGGCCTCACCCGCCTCCAGCGCGCGGCGCAACTGCGACACCTTGGTCTGCAGGGCCCCCAGCGCGTTGCCCGGGGGCTCGTCACCCCAGAGATCCTCGATCAGGCGATCGGCGGTCACCGGGCGTCCCTCGTGAACCAGCAGGTCAGCCAGGAGACCGCGAACCTTCAGGCCGGGCACGGTGACGGGTTCGCCGTCGGACGTCCACACGGCGATCCCACCCAGCACCCCGAAGCGCACAGCTTTCACCCTAGCCATCCAGCTGTCCCGGCCAGCGGGCTCCGCCGTCCGTCGGCACCGCTGACCAGGACCCGCGCCGACGTCACGGTGATGCGCAGAACGCGGAAGCGGCTCCGCCCGACCAGCGCCGACTGCCCGCGGCTGCGTCCGCGCCCGCCGTTGGACGGGCGGCGGCAGGTTTCCATGCCTGCCCGACGCGTACGTCAGGCGACCGTCAGTAGACGGTAAGGGCGCTGGGCAGGCTCGATCCAACCGACCGACCGACAGCGGAGGATTGCGATGGATCACCTACAACGCGACGCGGCCGCTCGCCACGGCAGACAGCCCGGACCGGAGCGGGTGTCCACACCCTGGCTCGCCCTGCTGGCCGGCCC from Plantactinospora sp. BC1 carries:
- the wrbA gene encoding NAD(P)H:quinone oxidoreductase produces the protein MQADARIAVIYYSATGTVHRLAQAFVDGAADAGAEVRLRRVAELAPDQVVDAKPQWRAHLDATADVPLATLDDLRWANGYAFGTPTRFGNVCSQLRQFLDTTTAPWQAEELADKPATGFVASYEEHGGQEATLLSLYQTFHHWGSIILPTGYLNYAVAHAGGGNPYGVSQVESRASRDPEYAKAVLEAARFQGARLARMAAAVTAVRADSRRG
- a CDS encoding BTAD domain-containing putative transcriptional regulator, which translates into the protein MARVKAVRFGVLGGIAVWTSDGEPVTVPGLKVRGLLADLLVHEGRPVTADRLIEDLWGDEPPGNALGALQTKVSQLRRALEAGEAGGRALVESGDAGYRLRTSAESIDAVRFTALLARSRGQREPAQRAATLTEALSLWRGSPYADFSDERFVRQAAERLNDQYLAALEELAEARLALGEHHLLAGELADLVARHPWRERLRAAHLRALYGSGRQRDALAAYERFRRQLRDELGIDPGQELAELHRAILRQDPALQPPAPPLNPARTNLPAPLSPGPYGGLIGRDEAVEAVRERLANGRLVTLTGLGGVGKTRLALEAARMLADTFPAGVWLVELAGQPHCGDPATCTEVVETVAATLEIRDDSPPGDRPREPTDRLVAALRDRRMLLLLDNCEHVVEPIAQLTEKLLGAAADLRILATSREPLGIAGEVVFPVPPLALPEPGATAEQIVETPAVRLFVARARAIEPGFSVDQEDTETIATICRRLDGVPLALELAASRLPVLDPNELATRLDDRFRLLSSGRRTAPPRQQGLRAMIDWSWELLSPPERAVLRRLAVFADGATLATAEQVCSAGQVSPDDVLDVLARLIDRSLVMVRHGESPRRYRLSETVAAYGLDQLDSAGELPETRRRYAACFARLAERVTGRLRGHDQSCALGELDAENANFRAALDVAATDGHARAGLTLATSLTWYRLLRGRFGELSRSLRTALDIVPTSEEDVAPDALRRQADMWLVALATRDGDPAAPRQRVLASYPDADLPDRAFAQWLFASMMLGSGDPGEAAVLVNAALAAFRAHGDRWGIAAACATRADLALVLRSDLSAAQRDCEVSRSLFAQLGDRWGQVHPTSLLGSLAEIRGDYDRAESCHREALRIAEHLRLWTLVSRQLANLGRLALLRGDYQEAVAWHDRALQVAREQSSRSAAAFAGTGLAMVERRRGDLDAAETRQRDLLQWNRHAGYLPGCALTLAELGFIAEHRGDAALAERRHRESLDAARATGDHRAVALALEGLAGAASLAGDHRRAARLLGAARTLREAAGAPLPAGEQHDVRRITSRLREALSEEQLAAEMRRGARLDLDEPALDGIGKRTVSSR